Genomic segment of Porites lutea chromosome 13, jaPorLute2.1, whole genome shotgun sequence:
TCCTAAAAAGAGTTTTAGTTGGTATATGAGCATCAGAggacaagaaaaacaaggaaaaaaaatcgaatCCGAACGCTGACTCCATAAAAAGGGACTAGATAAAGAAAGACTGGTTTCAATTCATCTGGCTCTAGCTGAGAACGGCTTTCTGGTAGCACGCTTTGTTCGCTATGAACAATACAGAAGAAGACTGTTCCTTCTTTCAAGATCAGCTTCACTTTGATAGCACGGAAGAAGTCTTCGTTACAAATATTGTAACATGTATCctgaactcttttttttctttgctaacATGCATAGGAAACTTCATTGTTGTATTTGTGATTGGAAAAACCCGAGATCTACATTCACCATCGTTCATCCTTTTGGGTTGTCTTGCGGTTTCAGATCTTCTGGTTGGCCTTTTCTGTCAACCGTTATTTGTGGCACATAAAATAGCTGAACTTAAGGAGAATTTCGCAGTGTTCTGTACATTGAAAGTGCTTCAGTCTCTATCAGCTTGGATAACAGCTGGCGTTTCTTTTCTCACCTTAGCTGCAGTGTCAATTGACCGACTTTTAGCACTAACTCTTCATCTACGATACAACACGATTGTCACTGTTCCTCGCGTATTTCAAACAACTATTGCTTTGTGGATCTTTGCTACAGTGACCGTTTTACCGAGGTTTTTGATGGCAAGCGAATGGTATTTTATACCGATAGCATCAATCCTTCTTATCGGCTTTGTCATCATGATAAGTATTTGGAAAATATTCCGAATTGTTCGAAAACACCAACAGCAGATAAACGACCAAACTATAGCTGTCAGCCATCTTCCAGCCAACACAGTGAACATACTCAAGTGCAGAAAATCAGCTGTGACAGCGCTCTATATCTACGGtttgttcttaattttttatctccCTTTCGTGGTACCGTTGCTGATGGAAAAATTTGTCGGATATACGAGAACAGTAAGGATTGTCTATGAGTATGCTGCAACTGCTGTTTTTATCAACTCTTGTTTGAACCCAGTTGTGTACTGCTGGAGAATCGGTGAGATACGACGCGCTGTGAAAAATTTTATAAGGAGATCATCCAGAAAATAACATGTCTGCTTAATCTACAAAGCTGATAGATATGAAAGTCAAACTATACGCGCTTTACTTATTAGGAAGTCCTTTCAAAGTTGGGTTAATTAAAAGGATAGCTGAGCGGGCATAATTCACGATTTTAATCTCTTTTGCGTTTTAACAGAGAAGGATTGTAAAAAGTCTGACTGGGATTGAGAACTACAGGAATGACAATCAAAATCGTCGGTTGTCAAAATTAGATCATCCGGCTTTTCGAGAGCTGCCTTTCCAAAATACGTCAATTGAAGAAGCAATCGCCTACCCGCAAGTTGATAAAGAGTCTCTCTAAATTATGAATCAGATGACGCACACCTGGTAATAAAACTAAATTTCGGAGCCTACGCTTattaaaagccttttttctCTAAACCAAAGCCCCTATTTCCCCAAGACACACGTTCCGAATTAAATAGCGCGAAAAGCAATCTCTACCTCAGTGCTGCTCGTCTCTTAAGGAACTCGAAAAGTTCTTGTAGGTCTATAGTGACATTATCACCAATGTTAGCCTTGCTTTCTTACATATATTGTTGAATTTGTATGTTTCAGTGTAATTTTCCCACTTTCTACAGATAACTGAGAACAGTTTAAACTTGAAATCAGATTCCAAATATCTCGGTTAAGATGAATATTTTAAACACCATATTTGGTCTTTAAATCCTGAAATAATATATTGTCTATCTCTTATtgtaaaatttgcataaagGAAACATTTCCTCATGGTAAAGGCATGCTGGTAGTCAaataatctaataataataatagtcataattattgtaataataaaataaaactaccAGAAAATACCACCCTTCCCTGCGACAGTAAAAAATCACTTTTGatggaaacgtttagaataaGCCAAGTTCTCGAGTAGCAGTTATATCCCTTTAGTGTAAGGCCAAGCATTAAATAAATACACCATTGCAgcaaatattgctcactgaaGTATTCGTCATTTTTAAGCATGTTAACGGGTGGCCAACATTGTGTCGAGTCCTGAAAACCAATTGTAATTGTAGCTGTGAACGTAAACAACTAAGTCAATTTCTTACAAAATAAAGCAAGTAAAATTGGTAGTTAGTTTGATCCAATTGGCAATCCTacatattaaaacaaaaaatgaaaatttgctttaaatagTTAAAAAAAGATCTGTATTTcccacacagtaattttcaaggagttataataactcctctagtggggctaatttaactccttacagtggagttattttttggggagttattttaactccaaaaaggaatttaaagaactctttttcaggagtaaaagtgaccccgcggagttaaaataaccccaaaaaaggagttatcctgtacctaaatttttactccactttcagagttaaattaactccaaaaagagtgaAACCAACCCATGTAGggagtaaaagtaaccccatttcggagttattttaactccagaagactgggagtaaaaaaaactctttttcaggagtaaaaatgaccgcaaattcggagttaaattaggagttaaaataacccccaaaaaggagtaaTTTCTAAAGATCAACAAAGTTTGAGAGAAACACTTAAATAATACCGCCAGTCGAATGCTGACTTAGTGAAAAGGGAGAGAAAGATTGGGATCTATTTAACTGACTCAAACTGACTTTCCAGCAACCTCGTCTTGTTTGTTGACAACAAGCTTTGTTTGCCATGAATCAAACaggaaaaaactgtttcttttttaaagacaaGTACGTTAACTTCGATAGAACGGAAGGTGTTTTACCGCAAATATTGTAACATGTAGTCTAAATTGTCTATTCTCTCTGGTGACATGCTAGGGAAACTTTCTTATCGTTTTTACTATTGGAAAAACCTAAGAACTTCATTCTCTACCGTTCATCCTTTTGGgctgtctggaaaattaaagaccCACGAATACTGAAATcccatatagaaaattcaaattacagaaaaaaaaattaacaagtaATAACAGCAAAATATACAGAATATGCATCGACAAATACTGGGACATGGAAATAATTGACTACATTATAAATTTTACGGTAATAATTAGAATGTTTGTCACCAAATATATGGCTTAAAATTCTTTGAGGATACTTGTTTCGGGGTCCGGAACCTGCCAGTGGCCTGCAGCATAAAAAGAGCTGTCTCACGAAATTATGAAACTCAAACTGCGaaaactgccaccaaattgaacGAAACATAAAAATTACCGTTCAAAACGTTAGAAAAAGATATATCACAACAAATACACTAAAAAAGAGAAGATGTTGAAGAGGATTGAAACGGATGGCCATTGTGGTTTTTGCAAACCGGTTAATAGGCTAgcagttttttaaagttcagaATTATTTGTTgagagacatatttgtttgacacgaagctGTAATTTTGTCCTTCATAAGTAATTTCTCCAGTTCCAAGGCGAACAAGGACGCGTAATTGGCAGTATTAACATCAAGATGAGATGGACTCGTGGCTCAATTTCTCTCTCTGTAAATCGTCattcaaaaaagaagaagaaaaaaaacaactcaaaacGTCGGTCTTCCTAAGTCTACTGTGAAACTGCCACCGATCTTTCTTTCTTAACGTCTAATGGTACAATATATTCAGAACAGCAGCTGTTGAACTGATAACTTCTTGTTATGATTTTCTAGCTTTATAAAGATGGCTGAGAACAGATTAAACTTGGAATCACATTCCGAATGTCAACGTTTGGATGGATGTTTTCCACTCAATATTAATTTGGTCTCTAAAAACCTGAAACAATATGGTGTCCATCTTATTGGAATGCTTACTATTGTAAAACTGCATTGTCATTGAACAGTGTAATGTTGAAACATTGGTTATGGTAAAGGTATTCGCGTGTAGTCTCAACTtgtgaattaaaaataaatgcCCTTTTCACAGGCATGAATTAAAATCTGATGATCGCTGGAAAGGATCCGAAGCTACACTAAGTACTCGCCTAGCATTTATATGCCTCAAGTGTGGTGTCAAACATTTACATCGTTGCAGCAAATATTGGTACCAGAAGTTTTCGCCATTTTAAGTATGTTAGCGTGTGACAACCAATCGTAATTGTCACTGTGAACGTAAACAAGTAGTCTATTATTTATGTCATGAAACCACTGTTCTTTAAACAAGTGCTATGTTGTATATTAGGGAAATGTTGAAGTGTGTTTGAACAGTTGAATCGATCCACGTATGTTTTTTCTCACTCGTAAAAAGAGTTTTAGTTGGTATATGAGCATCAGAggacaagaaaaacaatgaaaaaaaagatcGAATCCGAACGCTGACTCCATGAAAAGCGACTAGATAAAgaaagactggtttcagttcaTCTCGCTCTGAGAACGGCTTTCTGGCAGCACGCTTTGTTCGCTATGAACAATACAGAAGAAGACTGTTTCTTCTTTGAAGATCAGCTTCACTTTGATAGCACGGAAGAACTCTTCATTACAAATATTGTAACATGTATCCTgaactctttcttttctttgctaaCATGCATAGGAAACTTAATTGTTGTATTTGTGATTGGAAAAACCCGAGATCTACATTCGCCATCGTTCATCCTTTTGGGTTGTCTTGCGGTTTCAGACCTTTTGGTTGGCTTTATATGTCAACCGCTTTTTGTGGGGTATAAAATAGCGGAACTTGAGAAGAATTTCGCTGTGTTTTGTACTTTAAACGTGGTTCAGTCTCTGTCAGGTTGGACAACAGGTGGCGTTTCTTTTCTCATCTTAGCTGCAGTGTCAATTGACCGACTTTTAGCACTAACTCTTCATCTACGATACAACACGATTGTCACTGTTCCTCGCGTGTTTCAAACAACTATTACTTTGTGGATCTTTGCTACCGTGACCGTTTTACCGAGGTTTTGGATGGCAAACAAATGGTATTTTATCCCTATAGCATTATGGTTTATTACATTCTTTGTCATCATGATAAGTATCTGGAAAATTTTCCGAATTGTTCGAAAGCACCAACAGCAAATAAAGGACCAAACTATAGCTGTCAGCCATCTTCCCGCCTTCAAAGTAAACATATTCAAGTGTAGAAAATCAGCTGTGACAGTACTTTATATCTATGgtttgttgttaattttttatcttccTTTAATGGTATCGTTGATGATGAAAATATTTATCGGATATACGAGAACAGTAACGATTGTAGATGACTTTGCTGCAACTGCTGTTTTCATCAACTCTTGTTTGAATCCAGTTGTGTACTGCTGGAGAATCAGCGAGATACGACGCGCTGTGAAAAATTTTATAAGGAGATCACCCAGAGAATGACATGTCTGCTTAATCAACAAAGCTGATAGATATGAAAGTCAAACTATACGCGCTTTACTTATTAGGAAGTCCTTTCAAAGTTGGGTTAATTAAAAGGCTATCTGAGCGGGCACAATACACGATTTTAATGTCTTTTGCGTTTTAACAGAGAAGGATTGTAAAAAGTCTGACTGGGATTGAGAACTACAAGAATGACGATCAAAATCGTCGGTTGTCTAAATTAGATCATTCGGCTTTTCGAGAGCTACCTCTCCAAAATACGTCAACGAAGCAATCGCGAGAAGCAGTTTGATAAAGAGTCTCTAAATTATGAATCAGATAACGCACACCTGGTAAACTAAATTTCGGAGCCTACGCTTATTAAAAGATGTTTTTCCCTAACCCAAAGCCCCTATTCCCCTAAGACACACGTTCGGAATTAAATAGCGCGAAAAGCAATCTCTACCTCAGTGCTGCTCGTCTCTTAAAGAACTCGAAAAGTTCTTGTAGGTCTATAGTGACATTATCACCAATGTTGTCCTTGCTTTCTTACATTATATTGTTGAATTTGTATTTTACAGTATAATTTTTCCACTTTCTACGGATAACTGAGAACAGATTAAACTTGAAATCACATTCCAAATATGTTGGTTAAGATGGATATTTTAAACTCCATATTTGGTTTTTAAATCctgaaataatattttgtctATCTCTGAATGTAAAATTTGTATAAAGGAAATATTTCCTCATGGTAAAGGCATGCTGGTAGTCAaataatctaataataatagttataattataattttaataataatagttataattataattttaataataaaataaaactaccAGAAACCCTTTCCTGCGACAGTTACAAATCACTTTTGATGGAAACGCTTAGAATAAGCTACGTCATCGCGTAGCCATTATATCCCTTTAGTGTAAGGCCAAGCTTGAATAAATACACCGTTGCAGCAAATATTGGTCACTGAAGTATTCGTCATTTTTAAGCATGCTAACGGGTGGCCAACATTGTGTCGACTCCTGAAAACCAATTGTAATTGTAGCTGTGAACGTAAACAACTAAGTCAATTTCTTATATTATAAAGCAAGTAAAATTGGCAGTTAGTTCGGTCAAATTGGCAATCCTACATActgaaacaaaaactgaaaattgggttcaaatagttaaaaaaaagatCTGTATTTCGTACTAACGATTTCTAAAGACCAACAAAGTTCGAGAGAAACACTTAAAAATACTGGAAGTCGAATCCTGACTCAGTGAAAAGGGAGATAAAGATTGGGATCTTTTCCAGCAACTTCGTCTTATTTGTTGACAACAAGCTTTGTTTACCATGAACCAAACAGGAAAAAACTGTTTCTAGTTTTTGAAGACAAGTACGTTAACTTCGATAGAACGGAAGGTGTTTTTACAACAAATATTGTAACATGTAGTCTAAATTGTCTGTTCTCTCTGGTGACATGTTTGGGAAACTTTCTTATTGTTTTTACAATTGAAAAAACCCAAGAACTTCATTCTCCACCGTACATCCTTTTAAGCTGCCTGGCAGTCTCAGTCCTCCTTGTCGGCCTGGTATGTCACCCACTTTATGCAGCTCATAAAATAGCCGAGTTTGAGGAGAATTTCGCTGTGTTTTGCGAATTGAAAATGGTTCAGATTCTGTCAGGTTGGACGACAACTGGCGTCTCTTTTGTCATCTTAGCTGCAGTGTCAATTGACCGACTTCTAGCATTAACACTTTATCTACGATACAACACGATTGTCACCGTTCCACGCGTGTTTCAAACCATGTTTGTTTTGTGGATGTTTGTCACAGTGACCGTATTACTTAGGTTTTGGATGACAAACAAATGGTTCTTTATTCCGATAGGATTAGgtatcctttttttctttgtgatcATGGCAAGTAGCTGGGAAATATTCAGAATTGTTTGAAGGCACCACACCAGATAAAGGACCAAGACATGGCGGTCAGCCATCTTCGAAACAAAACATGAACATACTCAAATGCAGAAAATCAGCTGCCACAGTGCTTTATATCTACGGcttgttctttattttctatCTTCCATACATGGTTCTGTTGGTGGTGGAAACATTTATCAGGTTTTCGAGAACAGTAAGGATTGCCTATGACTATGCTGCAACAGCTATTTTCATTAACTCCTTTTTAAACCCGGTTTTGTACTGTTGGAGAATCAGCGAGATACGGCGTGCTGTGAAGAATATCATGAGAAGAAATCTTGTATGGTCAATTCAGGTGTAACACAGACGGACGCCTTTAAACGTTTTGTATAACATTCTTACAGtttctttgaaacgtttttgaGTCCAACTCGAAGGACCGGAAGCTCTCACGGTTGTTGGTTAGGCtaagctttatttatttatctaagGTTAAGAattaagtaaatatttttatgcATTTCTCCTCAGCTGTTTCTTAACATATAGCCCTTCTTGGTAGTTAAATAATTTCGCGAGTCTTTTGCGATTTTAGAAAAAATCGCCAAATTAAAGACCCACGAAGACTGAAATCCCCGCGAAATTTAATAGccatatagaaaattcaaattacagaaaaaaaacaaaacaagtaatAACAGCAAAATATACAGAATATACATCGACAAATACACATTTGTTAAATTAGTTTTACTGTTAAGTTCCATTTTGTATGTTCCAttgtgaataataataataattttattatgaCCATCTTGTCCCGAACCTTTCTCGCTGCGTATTATAACTGTTTAGATAAAAAGATAGAGCCCGGAAACCATAATGAGTGCATTTATGGAAATAATTGACTACATTATAAATTTTACAGTAATAATTAGAATGTTTGTCACCAAATATGTGGCTTAAAATTCTTTGAGGATACTTGTTGCGTGATCCGGAACCTGCCACTGGCCTGCAGCATAAAAAGAGCTGTCTCAAGAAATTTATGAAACTCAAACTGCGaaaactgccaccaaattgagcgaaacataaaaataacctctCATACCGTTAGAAAAAGATAGAAATATCACAACAAATACACTAAAAAAGGGAAGATGttgaagaagattgaagcgGATGGCAATTCATGTGGATTTTGCAAACcggttagcctaacagttttttaaagttcagaATTATTTGTTgagagacatatttgtttgacacgaagctgttattttgtcattcATAAGTAATTTCTCCATTTCCAAGGCAAACAAGGACGCGTAATTGGCATATGATTATTAACAACAAGATGAGCATTGTTGGTAGCCTTAACACAACCCCTTTAGGACTTATGGCTCACGTTCTCTCTCTGAAAATCGtctctcaaaaaagaaaaaaaaaaaactcaaaaagtcGATCTTCCTAAGTCTGCTGTGAAACCGCCACAGATCTTTCTTTCTTAACGTCTAATGGTACAATATATTCAGAACAGCAGCTGTTGAACTTCTAACTTCCTGTTAtgattttctaccttgataaaGATGACTGAGAACAGATTAAACTTGGAATCACATTCCGAATGTCAGCGTTTGGATGGATGTTTTCCACTCAATATTAATTTGGTCTTGATGCTTAACATTGTAAAACTGCATTGTTATTGAACTTTAATATTGAAACATTGGTTTTGGTAAAGGTATACGCGTGTAGTCTCATCTTCcgaataaaaaacaaatgccCTTTTCACAGGCATAAATTAAAATCTGACGATCGCTGGAAAGGTCCCGAAGCTACACTAAGTACTCGCCTAGCATTTATATGGCTTAAGTGTAGTGCCAAAAATTTACATCGTTGCAGTTAATATTGTTCCTAGAAGTATTCGTCATTTTAGATATGTAAACGTGTGATCAACATTGTTGTAATTCATGACAACTAATCGTAATTGTCAGTGTGAGCGTAAAGAAGTAGTCTATTATTTATGTTATGACGTAAGTATAAAACTGGCAATCAGTTTTGTCACGAACGTGCCTTAAAAACGTGCGATGTTGTATATTAGGAAAATTTTGAAGTGTGCTGGATCAGTTGAATCGATCTACGTATGCTGAGTTTTTTTTCAGTCGTAACCTGAGCTTGAGTTAGTATATGAGCATCagatgacaagaaaaaaaaatgaaaaaaaattaccagtGCAATCCGAATGCTGACTCCACGAAGAGCGACTAGATAAAGATAGACTAGCTTCAATTCATCTGGCGCTAGCTGAGAACGGCTTTCTGGCAGCACGCTTCAGTGTTCGCCATGAACAATACAGAAAAAGACTGTTTCTTCTTTGAAGATCAGCTTCACTTTGATAGCACGGAAGAAGTCTTCATTACAAATATTGTAACATGTATCCtcaactcttttttttctttgcttacatGCATAGGAAACTTTATTGTTGTATTTGTGATTGGAAAAACCCGAGATCTACATTCGCCATCGTTCATCCTTTTGGGTTGTCTTGCTGTTTCAGACCTTCTGGTTGGCCTTATATGTCAACCGCTTTTTGTGGGGTATAAAATAGCGGAACTTAAGAAGAATTTCGCTGTGTTTTGTACTTTGAACGTGGTTCAGTCTCTGTCAGGTTTTACGACATCTGGTGTTTCTTTCGCCATCTTAGCTGCAGTGTCAATTGACCGACTTTTAGCACTAACTCTTCATCTACGATACAACACGATTGTCACTGTTCCTCGCGTATTTCAAACAACTATTGCTTTGTGGATCTTTGCTACAGTGACCGTTCTACCGAGGTTTTGGATGGCAAACAAATGGTATTTTATCCCGATAGCATTATGGTTTCTTACATTCTTTGTCATCATGATAAGTGTCTGGAAAATATTCCGAATTGTTCGAAAACACCAACAGCAGATAAACGACCAAACTATAGCTGTCAGCCATCTTTCAGCCAACACAGTGAACATACTCAAGTGCAGAAAATCAGCTGTGACAGTGCTTTATATCTACGGTCTGTTCTTAATGTTTTACCTTCCTTTCATGGTATTGCTGATGATGAAAACATTCGTCGGATATACGAGAACAGTAAGGATTATCTATGAGTATGCTGCAACTGCTGTTTTCATCAACTCTTGTTTGAATCCAGTTGTGTACTGCTGGAGAATCGGTGAGATACGACGCGctgtgaaaaattttgttaggaGATCATCCAGAGAATGACACGTCTGCTTATTTACAAAGCTGTCCTGTGCTTTGAATAGATATGAACGTTAAACTATACGCGCTTTATTTGCTCGAGTAGAGTGCCagtagctggataagctaagtgcactttcctcCATAAACAAGCCCTTAGGAAGTCcttttaaagttgaattaatTAAAAGGCTAGCTGAGCAGGCACAATACACGATTTTAATGTCTTTTGCGTTTTAACAGAGAAGGATTTAAAAAGTCTGACTGGGATTGAAAACTACAGGAATGACAATCAAAATCGTCGGTTGTCAAAATTAGATTATTCGGCTTTTCGAGAGCTGCCTTTCCAAAATACGTCAAGAGGAAGCAATCGCGAGCACATAGTTTGATAAAGAGTCTCTCTAAATTATGAATCAGATAACGCACACATGATAAACTAAATTTCGGAGCCTACGCTTATTAAAAGACGTTTTCTCTCTAACCCAAAGCCCCTATTCCCCTAAGACACACGTTCCGAATTAAATAGCGCGAAAAGCACCTCTACCTCAG
This window contains:
- the LOC140923647 gene encoding melanocyte-stimulating hormone receptor-like, yielding MNNTEEDCSFFQDQLHFDSTEEVFVTNIVTCILNSFFSLLTCIGNFIVVFVIGKTRDLHSPSFILLGCLAVSDLLVGLFCQPLFVAHKIAELKENFAVFCTLKVLQSLSAWITAGVSFLTLAAVSIDRLLALTLHLRYNTIVTVPRVFQTTIALWIFATVTVLPRFLMASEWYFIPIASILLIGFVIMISIWKIFRIVRKHQQQINDQTIAVSHLPANTVNILKCRKSAVTALYIYGLFLIFYLPFVVPLLMEKFVGYTRTVRIVYEYAATAVFINSCLNPVVYCWRIGEIRRAVKNFIRRSSRK
- the LOC140922518 gene encoding melanocyte-stimulating hormone receptor-like, whose product is MNQITHTWKKLFLVFEDKYVNFDRTEGVFTTNIVTCSLNCLFSLVTCLGNFLIVFTIEKTQELHSPPYILLSCLAVSVLLVGLVCHPLYAAHKIAEFEENFAVFCELKMVQILSGWTTTGVSFVILAAVSIDRLLALTLYLRYNTIVTVPRVFQTMFVLWMFVTVTVLLRFWMTNKWFFIPIGLELFEGTTPDKGPRHGGQPSSKQNMNILKCRKSAATVLYIYGLFFIFYLPYMVLLVVETFIRFSRTVRIAYDYAATAIFINSFLNPVLYCWRISEIRRAVKNIMRRNLVWSIQV
- the LOC140923680 gene encoding melanocyte-stimulating hormone receptor-like, with protein sequence MNNTEEDCFFFEDQLHFDSTEELFITNIVTCILNSFFSLLTCIGNLIVVFVIGKTRDLHSPSFILLGCLAVSDLLVGFICQPLFVGYKIAELEKNFAVFCTLNVVQSLSGWTTGGVSFLILAAVSIDRLLALTLHLRYNTIVTVPRVFQTTITLWIFATVTVLPRFWMANKWYFIPIALWFITFFVIMISIWKIFRIVRKHQQQIKDQTIAVSHLPAFKVNIFKCRKSAVTVLYIYGLLLIFYLPLMVSLMMKIFIGYTRTVTIVDDFAATAVFINSCLNPVVYCWRISEIRRAVKNFIRRSPRE
- the LOC140923384 gene encoding melanocyte-stimulating hormone receptor-like; the protein is MNNTEKDCFFFEDQLHFDSTEEVFITNIVTCILNSFFSLLTCIGNFIVVFVIGKTRDLHSPSFILLGCLAVSDLLVGLICQPLFVGYKIAELKKNFAVFCTLNVVQSLSGFTTSGVSFAILAAVSIDRLLALTLHLRYNTIVTVPRVFQTTIALWIFATVTVLPRFWMANKWYFIPIALWFLTFFVIMISVWKIFRIVRKHQQQINDQTIAVSHLSANTVNILKCRKSAVTVLYIYGLFLMFYLPFMVLLMMKTFVGYTRTVRIIYEYAATAVFINSCLNPVVYCWRIGEIRRAVKNFVRRSSRE